GAGTAGTCGTCCAAGCGGTTTGTTGGTTTGTCTTTGATCGCCGTGAGAGGTTGATTCGATGCGATTCGACATCGTCACACTGTTCCCGGCGATCTTTGATGGCTACCTAACGCAGAGTTTGCTGGAAAAGGCGATCGCGAAAGATATCGTCCAAATCCACCGGCATGATCTGCGCGATTGGGCTGCTGACACACCACACCGCAAAGTCGATGACCGTCCATTTGGTGGCGGGCCTGGGATGCTGTTGCAAGTCGATGTGACAGTGCCTTGTGTCGAAGACGTTGACCGAATGGTTGCGACCCCGGCGCGAAAAATTTTGTTGACCCCACAGGGCAAACGTTTCGATCAGCGAATGGCAGAAGATTTTGCCACGAGCGAGCGGTTGATGTTGCTCTGCGGACGCTACGAAGGGTTCGATCAACGGGTGATCGATATCCTTGAGCCCGAAGAGGTCAGCATTGGTGATTTCGTCCTCAACGGAGGCGAAGTCGCCGCGATGACAATCATCGATGGCGTCGTCCGGCTATTGCCAGGCGTGCTGGGCGATGAGAACAGTAACATTGATGATTCGTTCAGCCGAGGAAATCGGTTGCTCGAATTTCCACAATACACCCGACCAAGGGATTATCGCGGACATAACGTCCCCGAGGTTCTATTAAGCGGAAACCACGAAGCTATCGCCGAGTGGAGAAGCCAACAGAGCCGAATCCGAACTGAACAGCGACGCTCGG
The Stieleria sp. JC731 genome window above contains:
- the trmD gene encoding tRNA (guanosine(37)-N1)-methyltransferase TrmD; the protein is MRFDIVTLFPAIFDGYLTQSLLEKAIAKDIVQIHRHDLRDWAADTPHRKVDDRPFGGGPGMLLQVDVTVPCVEDVDRMVATPARKILLTPQGKRFDQRMAEDFATSERLMLLCGRYEGFDQRVIDILEPEEVSIGDFVLNGGEVAAMTIIDGVVRLLPGVLGDENSNIDDSFSRGNRLLEFPQYTRPRDYRGHNVPEVLLSGNHEAIAEWRSQQSRIRTEQRRSDLLSD